The Acidimicrobiia bacterium genome contains a region encoding:
- a CDS encoding SAM-dependent methyltransferase, translating into MTLEARIAARIRREGPIAFADFQAMALYDEPDGFFTGGGGAGRGGRDFMTSPEVGSLFGALVARHLDAVWHRLDAPDPFVVVEVGAGRGRLAADVLRAGPGCAPALRYVLIERSARLRAEQRELLTLEPADEALGPFARRADLDEPLEAVPGSGPIVSSLDDLPAMSLDGVVIANELLDNLPVHLVERVEGEWSEVRVRLDDEERLVEALVPAPPELAIEADRVGSADVPGGSRLPIPVATKDWLERIAMLLDHGEVLLIDYMDDVRGLLQRGQASWLRTYAGHGRGSAPLDAPGHQDITCDVPIEYLGLAAARAGFTIAGETSQAEWLAGLGVDELVAAGDATWRDRAHIGDLEAIAGRSRGVEAAALTDPDGLGAHRVVTLTVGAASVPKDGGR; encoded by the coding sequence GTGACGCTCGAAGCGCGGATTGCGGCGCGGATCCGGCGGGAGGGTCCGATCGCGTTCGCCGACTTCCAGGCGATGGCACTCTACGACGAGCCCGACGGGTTCTTCACCGGTGGCGGTGGCGCGGGGCGCGGCGGGCGCGACTTCATGACCAGCCCCGAGGTCGGGTCACTGTTCGGTGCGCTCGTCGCCCGCCATCTCGACGCGGTCTGGCACCGCCTCGACGCGCCCGACCCGTTCGTGGTTGTAGAGGTCGGTGCCGGCCGCGGTCGCCTCGCCGCCGACGTGTTGCGCGCGGGTCCGGGATGTGCGCCAGCGTTGCGCTACGTCTTGATCGAGCGCTCGGCGCGGCTGCGCGCCGAGCAGCGCGAGCTCCTCACGCTCGAGCCCGCCGACGAAGCGCTAGGGCCGTTCGCTCGCCGCGCCGACCTCGACGAGCCGCTGGAAGCGGTGCCCGGGTCCGGACCGATCGTGAGCTCGCTGGACGACCTCCCGGCCATGTCCCTCGACGGTGTCGTCATCGCCAACGAGCTCCTCGACAACCTGCCCGTGCACCTCGTGGAACGCGTCGAGGGCGAGTGGAGCGAGGTCCGCGTGCGGCTCGACGACGAAGAGCGATTGGTCGAAGCGCTCGTTCCCGCGCCACCCGAGCTCGCGATCGAGGCCGATCGCGTCGGGTCCGCCGACGTGCCCGGCGGGAGCCGGCTCCCGATCCCGGTCGCGACCAAGGACTGGCTCGAGCGCATCGCGATGCTGCTCGACCACGGCGAGGTGCTGTTGATCGACTACATGGACGATGTGCGCGGGCTGCTGCAGCGCGGCCAAGCGAGCTGGTTGCGCACCTACGCCGGTCACGGTCGCGGTTCTGCCCCGCTCGACGCCCCGGGTCATCAGGACATTACGTGCGACGTGCCGATCGAGTACCTCGGCTTGGCGGCGGCACGCGCCGGGTTCACGATCGCGGGCGAGACGTCGCAAGCCGAGTGGTTGGCGGGGCTTGGCGTTGACGAGCTCGTCGCGGCAGGCGACGCCACATGGCGCGACCGCGCGCATATCGGAGATCTCGAGGCCATCGCGGGGCGCAGCCGCGGCGTCGAAGCCGCGGCACTCACCGACCCCGACGGGCTGGGTGCACACCGCGTCGTCACTCTCACAGTCGGAGCGGCGAGCGTTCCAAAGGACGGCGGTAGGTGA